In Candidatus Binataceae bacterium, the DNA window GTGCAGCTCGAACACGCGCAGGACGGCGATTCCCCATCCCATGCTGACCGCCGCGGCGAGCGGAGTTGCGGCGATATAGCGCCAGGAGATGAATCCGCCGAGCGCGGTGAGAAAGCAGGCGAGCGGAAGTTTGAGCGGCTGATTCGCCCACGGGCAGATCGCCGTGTGCCCCAGCATCTCGAACCCGATCACGACCAGCGGCGGAAACAGCACGAAGCGCATTCCGGTGAGCTGCACGAAGAAGACTGCGACGGCGACGAACGCCATCAGCGCCGCCAGCCATGCATAGCCGCTCTCGGGGGTCGCCTCGATCAGATCGTCGAGACGATTCGCCTCGTCATCGAGATCATCGTGCGCAGTGCAGAATTTTTTCCATCTCAGCGACAGCGCGGCCAGCAGCACCGTTCC includes these proteins:
- a CDS encoding HPP family protein; the protein is GTVLLAALSLRWKKFCTAHDDLDDEANRLDDLIEATPESGYAWLAALMAFVAVAVFFVQLTGMRFVLFPPLVVIGFEMLGHTAICPWANQPLKLPLACFLTALGGFISWRYIAATPLAAAVSMGWGIAVLRVFELHVPPALAVALLPLVMDRPTAAYPFAVALGTALLALWFLAWRRFARVALTIPGASRAGARR